The Rhododendron vialii isolate Sample 1 chromosome 8a, ASM3025357v1 genome has a window encoding:
- the LOC131299116 gene encoding BTB/POZ domain-containing protein NPY2-like produces the protein MKFMKLGSKPDSFQTDGDNIRYVATELATDAVINVGDVKFYLHKFPLLSKSARLQKLVALSNDENLDEMCIDDIPGGPAAFEVCAKFCYGMTVTLNAYNVVATRCAAEYLEMYETVEKGNLVYKIDVFLNSSIFRSWKDSIIVLQTTKSLLPWTEELKVVSHCLDSIASKASVDTSRVEWSYTYNRKKLPTENGNDPQWNGVRKQPMVPKDWWVEDLCDLQIDLYKRVITTIKTKGKVSGDVVGEALKAYALRRLPGFSKGMIKGGDVIKNRSVVETIIWLLPTEKNSVSCSFLLRLVQAVIALDCGEMGRKEVVRRIGQQLEEATVGDLFIRTPAGETTLFEIAVVQNLVEEFIKQEKDSVTDFQEEIEFQEIQSPAFVSDASKVKVAKLVDGYLAEISRDPNLLLSKFVDLAQMVSELARPSHDGLYRAIDMYLKEHPGISKSERKRICKLMDCKKLSADACKHAVQNERLPMRVVVQVLFFEQVRTTTSSSSGGCTTPDLPGSLRALLPTGSHGSSRSATTNTEDDWDAIPTAEELKSLRGELATLRLSNDVAKTNAEKIAASKVKGMMMSKKIFSKLWSSKERHSENSSSETSDSPASTNAEETKSTPSRSRRHS, from the exons ATGAAGTTTATGAAACTTGGATCAAAGCCGGATTCATTCCAGACTGATGGTGACAATATAAG GTATGTAGCAACTGAGTTGGCTACTGACGCAGTCATTAACGTGGGGGatgtaaaattttatttgcacaAG TTCCCTCTCTTGTCGAAGAGTGCCCGCTTGCAGAAACTGGTTGCGCTCTCAAACGACGAAAACCTTGACGAAATGTGCATTGACGACATTCCTGGTGGACCTGCAGCCTTTGAAGTGTGTGCCAAATTCTGTTATGGCATGACAGTGACCCTGAATGCGTACAACGTGGTCGCCACTCGTTGTGCGGCAGAATATCTTGAGATGTACGAAACCGTTGAAAAAGGAAACCTCGTTTACAAGATCGATGTTTTCCTCAATTCAAGCATATTCCGGAGTTGGAAAGATTCAATCATTGTTCTTCAAACCACAAAGTCCCTTCTCCCATGGACAGAGGAGCTGAAGGTAGTTAGCCACTGCTTAGACTCCATAGCCTCTAAAGCTTCCGTCGATACATCAAGAGTGGAATGGTCCTATACATATAACCGTAAGAAACTCCCAACTGAAAATGGAAATGATCCGCAATGGAATGGAGTGAGAAAACAGCCAATGGTCCCAAAGGACTGGTGGGTGGAGGACCTATGTGACCTTCAAATAGATTTATACAAACGGGTCATTACCACGATTAAAACAAAGGGGAAAGTTTCTGGCGATGTGGTTGGAGAAGCGTTGAAGGCGTACGCCCTCCGAAGGTTACCAGGGTTCAGTAAAGGTATGATAAAAGGTGGTGATGTAATAAAGAACCGGTCGGTGGTTGAAACCATAATTTGGTTGCTGCCCACAGAGAAAAACAGTGTTTCTTGTAGTTTCTTACTTAGATTGGTACAAGCTGTTATTGCTTTAGATTGCGGAGAAATGGGAAGAAAGGAGGTGGTGAGGAGAATTGGTCAGCAGTTAGAGGAGGCCACAGTGGGTGACCTTTTTATTCGAACTCCAGCTGGGGAAACAACTTTGTTTGAAATTGCCGTAGTTCAAAATCTAGTAGAGGAGTTTATAAAGCAGGAGAAGGACTCTGTGACTGATTTTCAGGAGGAAATTGAATTCCAGGAGATTCAAAGTCCTGCATTTGTTTCAGATGCCTCCAAGGTGAAAGTGGCTAAGCTGGTTGATGGCTACCTTGCTGAAATCAGCAGGGATCCAAATTTActtctttcaaaatttgtagatctcgcacaaatggtatcagagttgGCAAGACCATCCCATGATGGTCTTTACCGTGCCATTGACATGTATCTTAAG GAACATCCGGGGATAAGCAAGAGCGAGAGAAAAAGAATATGCAAGCTGATGGACTGCAAGAAGCTGTCGGCAGATGCCTGCAAGCATGCCGTTCAAAACGAACGTCTGCCCATGAGAGTCGTCGTTCAGGTTCTCTTCTTCGAGCAGGTCAGGACCACCACATCCTCCTCCTCTGGCGGTTGCACCACCCCCGACTTACCCGGGTCCCTCAGGGCTCTACTCCCAACTGGTTCCCATGGGAGCTCAAGATCCGCCACAACCAACACAGAAGATGACTGGGATGCTATTCCAACGGCAGAGGAGCTCAAGTCTTTGAGAGGGGAACTTGCCACCCTAAGGTTAAGTAACGATGTTGCGAAAACGAATGCAGAGAAAATTGCAGCTAGTAAAGTGAAAGGCATGATGATGTCAAAGAAAATATTTTCGAAGCTGTGGTCGAGTAAAGAGAGGCATAGCGAGAATAGCAGCTCTGAGACATCGGATAGTCCCGCTTCTACTAATGCAGAAGAAACCAAGTCCACCCCTTCTAGAAGTAGGAGGCATTCTTAG
- the LOC131299115 gene encoding acid beta-fructofuranosidase-like: MVDSNSFHPSSKSENNEPAVFPHPYTSLPDGEETRKVQENHRRPVKGMLLMLSGFWTLVALMAYFGMGSNWNSTTSEEIKSPPPPLLPRGVAEGVSAKSWGLHLGYPSYPWTQRMLDWQRTGFHFQPNKNWMNDPNGPLYYKGWYHLFYQYNPQAAVWGNIVWGHSVSRDLIHWRHLPIAMSADQWYDINGVWTGSATTLPDGQVIMLYTGSTNEFAQVQNLAYPADLSDPFLVNWVKYPGNPVLKPPPSIHPQDFRDPTTAWATSEGKWRITIGSKINGTGISLVYETLDFKSYVLLDDLLHSTLGTGMWECVDFYPVSQIEENGLDTSVKGDGVKHVVKASFDDDRNDYYAIGTYNESSNQWVSDDPNIDVGVAILRYDFGKFYASKSFYDPIKKRRVLWGWIPESDDERVDIKKGWASLQAIPRTILFDKKTGSNLIQWPVEEIESLRSQSHEFDKVVVEAGSVVPLDVGSTTQLDIVAEFVIDKEVLERTNEADVVFSCAESGGSITRGALGPFGLLVLSDNSIVEQTSMYFYVAKRTNGNIHIFFCTDQSRSSEATDVLKSISGSRVKVLEGEKLTMRILVDHSIVEGFAQGGRTCITSRVYPTKAIYEDARIFLFNNCTEAKITASLKIWQMESAHSLSAANGRRKQWGHVATLYFFIFSLLVFN; this comes from the exons atggtggactccaactcattCCATCCATCCTCCAAATCGGAAAATAACGAACCCGCCGTTTTCCCGCATCCTTACACCTCCCTACCAGATGGGGAAGAAACCCGCAAGGTCCAGGAAAACCACCGCCGGCCAGTGAAGGGAATGTTGCTAATGTTATCTGGATTTTGGACGCTAGTAGCTTTGATGGCCTATTTTGGAATGGGTTCAAACTGGAATTCGACCACATCGGAGGAAATAAAGTCGCCTCCGCCGCCTTTGCTGCCACGAGGGGTGGCAGAAGGGGTTTCCGCGAAGTCCTGGGGCCTACATTTGGGATATCCATCATACCCATGGACGCAGCGTATGTTGGATTGGCAGAGAACAGGGTTTCATTTTCAGCCAAACAAGAATTGGATGaatg ATCCCAATG GTCCACTATACTACAAGGGATGGTACCACTTGTTCTACCAGTACAATCCACAAGCTGCAGTGTGGGGTAACATTGTGTGGGGTCATTCTGTGTCAAGAGATCTCATCCATTGGCGACACCTTCCCATAGCCATGTCCGCCGATCAGTGGTACGACATCAACGGTGTCTGGACTGGGTCTGCCACCACCTTACCAGATGGCCAAGTCATCATGCTCTACACAGGATCAACCAATGAGTTTGCGCAGGTCCAGAATTTAGCATACCCTGCTGACCTATCTGATCCGTTCCTCGTTAACTGGGTCAAATACCCTGGAAACCCGGTTCTAAAACCACCACCCAGTATCCATCCACAAGACTTTCGCGATCCGACAACTGCTTGGGCAACGTCCGAAGGCAAGTGGCGAATCACCATCGGATCTAAGATTAATGGCACTGGGATATCTTTGGTCTATGAAACCCTAGACTTCAAGAGCTATGTGTTGCTGGACGACTTGCTCCATTCTACATTGGGTACGGGTATGTGGGAGTGTGTGGACTTTTACCCGGTTTCACAAATAGAAGAAAACGGGTTGGACACATCAGTTAAGGGTGATGGAGTGAAGCATGTAGTGAAAGCCAGCTTTGATGATGACAGGAACGATTACTATGCTATTGGAACATATAATGAAAGTTCTAACCAATGGGTTTCGGATGACCCAAATATAGATGTGGGTGTTGCAATATTAAGGTACGATTTCGGGAAATTTTATGCCTCCAAATCATTTTACGATCCCATAAAGAAGAGAAGAGTGTTATGGGGTTGGATTCCGGAGAGTGATGACGAACGCGTTGACATCAAAAAGGGTTGGGCATCCCTTCAG GCTATTCCGAGGACAATATTGTTTGATAAGAAGACTGGTAGCAATTTAATTCAATGGCCAGTTGAGGAGATTGAGAGCTTAAGGTCACAAAGCCATGAATTTGACAAAGTGGTAGTGGAAGCAGGGTCAGTCGTTCCTCTGGATGTGGGCAGTACCACTCAG TTAGATATCGTTGCTGAGTTTGTGATAGATAAGGAAGTTTTGGAGAGAACAAACGAAGCCGATGTGGTCTTCAGCTGCGCTGAAAGTGGTGGAAGCATTACGAGGGGTGCACTAGGACCATTTGGGTTACTGGTTCTTTCCGATAATAGCATTGTTGAGCAGACTTCTATGTATTTTTACGTTGCCAAAAGAACTAATGGAAATATCCACATTTTCTTTTGCACCGATCAATCGAG ATCTTCTGAAGCAACAGACGTCTTGAAGTCCATTTCTGGAAGCAGAGTTAAAGTGCTAGAAGGTGAAAAGTTAACTATGAGAATATTG GTGGATCATTCGATAGTAGAAGGCTTTGCTCAAGGGGGAAGGACTTGCATCACTTCAAGAGTGTATCCAACAAAAGCTATCTACGAAGACGCTCGCATTTTCTTGTTTAACAACTGTACTGAGGCCAAAATCACAGCCTCCCTCAAGATATGGCAAATGGAGTCTGCACATTCTCTTTCAGCGGCGAATGGAAGAAGGAAGCAGTGGGGGCACGTGGCCAcactgtatttttttattttttcgcttttagtttttaattga
- the LOC131298534 gene encoding uncharacterized protein LOC131298534, protein MNRERSQEIVTLFIDNIPEHKDQLWLKRAFNKFEDVKDAFIPRKRSKRIGNKFGFVRFDCYAAASMAIARMNGVWIEKDRLSVKEASFGINDDKSKVKHPQLPSMKENGNFQMANPIQRHGKEVCLENNRSVVHGSHMLAIPDLLPKL, encoded by the coding sequence ATGAACAGGGAAAGGAGTCAGGAAATTGTCACTCTGTTTATTGACAACATTCCTGAACACAAGGACCAGTTATGGTTAAAGAGAGCTTTCAATAAGTTTGAGGATGTTAAGGATGCATTTATACCGCGGAAAAGAAGCAAACGTATAGGCAATAAATTTGGTTTTGTGAGGTTTGATTGCTATGCGGCAGCTAGCATGGCTATTGCAAGAATGAATGGAGTTTGGATAGAGAAGGATAGGCTTTCTGTTAAAGAAGCCAGTTTTGGGATCAATGACGATAAATCTAAGGTGAAACACCCCCAACTTCCATCAATGAAGGAGAATGGAAACTTCCAAATGGCGAATCCAATCCAAAGACATGGTAAGGAGGtgtgtttggagaataatagGTCTGTGGTCCATGGTAGTCACATGCTGGCAATACCAGATCTTTTGCCCAAGCTCTAA